Proteins co-encoded in one Halalkalicoccus subterraneus genomic window:
- the aroA gene encoding 3-phosphoshikimate 1-carboxyvinyltransferase produces the protein MDVTITRSSLRGSARAPPSKSYTHRAILAAGYASGATVSGPLTSADPRATARAVEAFGGDVSETDDGFVVEGFAGRPEVPDDVIDCGNSGTTMRLVTGTAALADGITVLTGDSSLRSRPQGPLLDALSQLGARAESTRGDGHAPLVIEGPISGGRVSIPGDVSSQYITALLMAGAVTDEGIEIELETDLKSAPYVDITLELLSDFGIEAEPIDADGGDVRSAGASGFRVPGDQSYEPAGEGYRVPGDFSSISYLLAAGVLAAERGLTVRGAEPSAQGDTAIVGIVERMGGAVEWDREMGEIEVSKSDLSGVTVDVGDTPDLLPTIATLGAAAAGETRITNCEHVRYKETDRVSAMANELEKLGASVTEHEDELVVHGGDSELSGATVEGYDDHRVIMALALAGLVAEGETVVRGAEHVDVSFPEFFDVLYDLGATIQRQ, from the coding sequence ATGGACGTGACCATCACGCGCTCCTCGCTTCGCGGGAGCGCGCGGGCCCCGCCCTCGAAGAGCTACACCCACCGGGCGATCCTCGCGGCAGGCTACGCCTCGGGTGCGACGGTGTCCGGACCGCTGACGAGCGCCGACCCGCGCGCGACCGCCCGTGCCGTCGAGGCCTTCGGCGGCGACGTGAGCGAAACCGACGACGGGTTCGTGGTCGAGGGCTTCGCGGGCCGACCCGAAGTCCCCGACGACGTCATCGACTGTGGTAACAGCGGCACGACCATGCGACTCGTCACAGGAACCGCCGCGCTCGCCGACGGGATCACCGTCCTCACGGGCGATAGCTCGCTTCGCTCGCGCCCGCAGGGGCCGCTTCTGGACGCGCTCTCGCAGTTGGGCGCGCGCGCCGAGAGCACCCGTGGAGACGGGCACGCGCCCCTGGTGATCGAGGGGCCGATCTCCGGAGGACGCGTCTCGATCCCCGGCGACGTTTCGTCCCAGTACATCACCGCCCTGCTGATGGCCGGCGCGGTCACCGACGAGGGGATCGAGATCGAACTGGAAACTGACCTCAAATCCGCACCCTACGTCGACATCACGCTCGAACTTCTGAGTGATTTCGGGATCGAGGCGGAGCCGATAGACGCCGACGGCGGCGACGTGCGGTCGGCGGGCGCGTCGGGCTTTCGGGTTCCCGGAGACCAGTCCTACGAGCCCGCGGGTGAGGGATACCGCGTCCCCGGCGACTTCTCCTCGATTTCATATTTATTGGCGGCGGGCGTGCTCGCCGCCGAGAGGGGGCTGACGGTCCGCGGTGCCGAGCCGAGCGCGCAGGGCGATACGGCGATCGTCGGGATCGTCGAGCGCATGGGCGGTGCGGTCGAATGGGATCGCGAGATGGGCGAGATCGAAGTCTCGAAAAGCGATCTCTCGGGCGTGACGGTCGACGTCGGGGACACGCCGGATCTCCTGCCCACCATCGCGACGCTTGGAGCCGCCGCAGCGGGCGAGACGCGGATCACGAACTGCGAACACGTCCGGTACAAGGAGACCGACCGGGTGAGCGCGATGGCCAATGAACTAGAGAAGCTCGGCGCGAGCGTCACCGAACACGAGGACGAACTCGTGGTTCATGGTGGCGATTCGGAGCTGTCGGGGGCGACCGTCGAGGGCTACGACGATCATCGCGTCATCATGGCGCTGGCGCTCGCGGGGCTGGTCGCGGAGGGAGAAACCGTAGTTAGAGGAGCCGAACACGTCGACGTCTCGTTCCCGGAGTTCTTCGACGTGCTTTATGACCTCGGAGCCACCATTCAGCGACAATGA
- a CDS encoding ABC transporter ATP-binding protein, translated as MAAIEVADLTKRYGTVVGVDSLSFEVREGEVFGFLGPNGAGKTTTIRTLLGLLSPTEGTARVLGADIHEEADLIGAKRKVGYLPADLGFDERMTGEQVLDFHAAIKGEERRAELLELFTPPVEREIREYSTGNEQMLGIVQAFMHDPDLVIMDEPTSGLDPLKQEAFHAFLETERERGTTVFFSSHVLSEVRQVCDRVAILREGRLVALEDVETLLDRGGKRVRVRFAEPVNNEFLTDGMLDAQLTDDTATFTYVGEYNDLLRRLADHDVLDVDIGEPPLEDVFMHYYGEEPTAERESADAPPEEATDA; from the coding sequence ATGGCAGCCATCGAAGTGGCCGATCTCACGAAGCGCTACGGTACCGTGGTCGGCGTCGATTCGCTCTCCTTCGAGGTCCGCGAGGGCGAGGTCTTCGGGTTCCTCGGGCCGAACGGGGCGGGCAAGACCACGACGATTCGGACGTTACTGGGGCTGCTCTCGCCCACCGAGGGCACCGCACGGGTCCTCGGGGCCGACATCCATGAGGAGGCCGACCTGATCGGGGCCAAACGAAAGGTCGGCTACCTCCCCGCCGATCTGGGGTTCGACGAGAGGATGACCGGCGAGCAGGTACTAGATTTCCACGCCGCGATCAAGGGTGAGGAGCGCCGGGCGGAGCTGCTGGAACTGTTCACGCCGCCCGTGGAGCGCGAGATCCGTGAGTATTCGACGGGCAACGAGCAGATGCTCGGGATCGTCCAGGCGTTCATGCACGACCCGGACTTGGTGATCATGGACGAGCCCACCTCGGGGCTCGACCCGCTCAAACAGGAGGCGTTTCACGCCTTCCTCGAAACCGAACGCGAGCGCGGGACGACCGTGTTCTTCTCCTCGCACGTCCTGAGCGAGGTTCGACAGGTCTGTGACCGGGTCGCGATCCTCCGAGAGGGACGACTCGTCGCGCTCGAAGACGTCGAAACGCTTCTGGATCGGGGCGGCAAGCGCGTCCGCGTCCGGTTCGCCGAACCCGTCAATAATGAATTTCTCACCGACGGGATGCTCGACGCGCAGCTAACCGACGACACCGCGACGTTCACCTACGTCGGCGAGTACAACGATCTCCTGAGACGGCTCGCGGACCACGACGTCCTCGACGTCGATATCGGGGAACCGCCCCTGGAGGACGTGTTCATGCACTACTACGGCGAGGAACCGACCGCGGAGCGCGAGTCCGCCGATGCACCGCCCGAGGAGGCCACTGATGCTTGA
- a CDS encoding ABC transporter permease subunit, giving the protein MLEIARYEVTKRLRGTAALVVGVAVFALVLVAFFPSLAGADVDIDAMLEAYPPAVREAFGIATLSTVEGFLAVEVYQFVWVLLLGLYFAYSAAGLIADDVERDRMDLTLSLPVSRSRVLVEKFLSLLVPILALNAVVGTVIYAAVLVIGESIDPLDLAMVHTLSIPYLLACGAVGLVLSVLVSRADVAKRIAIALVFVLFLVESVSASADGLEWIGSVSPTHYYDPTAVLVEGSYDLTGAAVLLVATVLLAFLARFMFSRADIGT; this is encoded by the coding sequence ATGCTTGAGATCGCCCGCTACGAGGTCACGAAGCGCCTGCGCGGGACGGCCGCGCTCGTGGTCGGCGTGGCCGTCTTCGCGCTCGTGCTCGTCGCCTTCTTCCCCTCGCTCGCGGGGGCGGACGTCGACATCGACGCCATGCTCGAGGCGTACCCGCCTGCCGTGCGGGAGGCGTTCGGGATCGCCACCCTCAGCACCGTCGAGGGTTTTCTCGCCGTCGAGGTCTACCAGTTCGTCTGGGTGCTCCTGCTGGGATTGTATTTCGCCTACAGCGCCGCCGGGCTGATCGCAGACGACGTCGAGCGCGACCGGATGGATCTCACTCTCTCGCTGCCGGTCTCCCGGTCGCGCGTCCTCGTCGAGAAGTTCCTGTCGCTTCTGGTCCCGATCCTCGCGCTCAACGCCGTCGTCGGTACGGTGATCTACGCCGCCGTACTCGTCATCGGCGAGTCGATCGATCCCCTCGATCTGGCGATGGTTCATACCCTCTCGATCCCCTACCTGCTGGCCTGCGGGGCGGTCGGACTCGTCCTCTCGGTGCTGGTCTCGCGCGCAGACGTCGCAAAGCGGATCGCCATCGCGCTCGTGTTCGTTCTCTTCCTCGTCGAGTCCGTCTCGGCGAGCGCGGACGGCCTCGAATGGATCGGTTCGGTCAGTCCGACCCACTACTACGACCCGACGGCGGTCCTCGTCGAGGGGAGCTACGACCTGACGGGCGCGGCCGTTCTCCTCGTCGCGACCGTCTTGCTAGCGTTTCTCGCCCGTTTCATGTTTTCCAGGGCCGATATCGGCACGTAG
- a CDS encoding M24 family metallopeptidase — MDPDLSDLDSFLTEADTDGYLIDADSSDSDQRYLSGFDAHDPFLTLYDGETHLLVSGLEYGRAKKESRADSVSRYADYDYQYGSPEERYRMLADFLADHEVSSLSVPTRFPLATADGLRERDIEVEAETDDVITEIRAAKTDTEVEHIREAQHANEKAMERAETLLREATVEEGVLYHDGEALTSERVRREIEITLLREGCALDETIVSCGADAADPHDGGSGLLEAGETVVIDIFPKSKETNYHADMTRTFSVGDPSERAREWYDLTARAKEAALDAVEPGATGEDVHDAVCDVYEDAGLPTLRAEPETETGFIHSTGHGIGLDVHELPRLAPGGTELEAGHVITVEPGLYDPQVGGVRIEDLVVVTEDGYENLTDYPEEFVL; from the coding sequence ATGGACCCGGACCTCTCGGATCTCGATTCGTTCCTCACCGAGGCGGACACCGACGGCTACCTGATCGACGCCGACTCCTCGGACTCGGATCAACGATACCTCTCGGGCTTCGACGCCCACGACCCGTTTCTCACCCTGTACGACGGCGAGACACACCTCCTCGTCTCCGGGCTGGAGTACGGCCGCGCGAAAAAGGAGAGTCGTGCCGACTCCGTCTCCCGATACGCCGACTACGACTACCAGTACGGCTCGCCGGAGGAGCGGTATCGAATGCTCGCCGACTTCCTCGCGGATCACGAAGTCTCGTCGCTCTCGGTCCCTACACGCTTCCCGCTCGCGACCGCCGACGGCCTCCGCGAGCGCGACATCGAGGTCGAGGCCGAGACCGACGACGTGATCACCGAGATCCGCGCGGCCAAAACCGACACCGAGGTCGAGCACATCCGTGAGGCCCAGCACGCCAACGAGAAGGCGATGGAGCGCGCCGAAACCCTCCTGCGGGAAGCGACCGTCGAGGAGGGCGTTCTGTATCATGACGGCGAAGCGCTGACCAGCGAGCGCGTCCGTCGAGAGATCGAGATCACCCTACTGCGCGAGGGCTGTGCCCTCGACGAGACGATCGTTTCCTGTGGCGCGGACGCCGCAGATCCCCACGACGGGGGAAGCGGCCTCCTCGAAGCGGGCGAAACCGTCGTAATCGACATCTTTCCCAAGAGCAAAGAAACGAACTACCACGCCGACATGACCCGCACCTTCTCGGTCGGTGACCCCTCCGAACGCGCCCGCGAGTGGTACGACCTCACCGCACGAGCGAAGGAGGCGGCCCTCGACGCGGTCGAACCCGGCGCAACGGGGGAAGACGTCCACGACGCGGTCTGTGACGTCTACGAGGACGCTGGCCTGCCGACCCTTCGAGCGGAGCCCGAGACGGAGACGGGCTTCATCCACTCGACGGGCCACGGGATCGGGCTCGACGTCCACGAACTTCCCCGATTGGCCCCCGGCGGCACGGAACTGGAGGCGGGACACGTCATCACCGTCGAACCCGGCCTTTACGACCCCCAAGTCGGCGGGGTCCGGATCGAGGACCTCGTGGTCGTCACCGAAGATGGATACGAGAACCTGACCGACTATCCCGAAGAGTTCGTACTCTAA
- a CDS encoding prephenate dehydrogenase/arogenate dehydrogenase family protein, with protein sequence MDVLIVGAGAMGRWFGEVVGDKGRVAFVDREEEVARETADAVGGRTISERTTERFGIVCLAVPIPAVERAIALYAPLADRAIADVSGVMRAPVAAMETHAPEREHVSLHPLFSPENAPGNVPIVAGEGPAAEWIRERLRGAGNALVETTPEEHDVAMETIQTKAHAAVLAYALAADDVPDGFETPVSRELDGLVETVTDGNSRVYADIQSTFPGAETVAEAAIEIAEADRESFEALYREAGE encoded by the coding sequence ATGGACGTACTGATCGTCGGCGCGGGGGCGATGGGTCGCTGGTTCGGCGAGGTGGTCGGCGACAAAGGACGGGTCGCGTTCGTCGACCGCGAGGAGGAGGTCGCACGCGAGACCGCCGACGCGGTCGGCGGACGGACGATCTCGGAACGGACGACCGAACGGTTCGGTATCGTCTGTCTCGCGGTACCGATCCCCGCCGTCGAGCGTGCGATCGCGCTGTACGCCCCGCTTGCAGACCGAGCGATCGCGGACGTCAGCGGCGTCATGCGCGCACCGGTCGCCGCGATGGAAACCCACGCGCCCGAACGCGAACACGTCAGCCTCCACCCGCTGTTTTCGCCCGAGAACGCCCCCGGTAACGTCCCGATCGTGGCCGGCGAAGGGCCGGCCGCCGAATGGATCCGTGAGCGCCTCCGCGGAGCCGGCAACGCCCTCGTCGAGACCACGCCCGAGGAACACGACGTGGCGATGGAGACGATCCAGACGAAGGCCCACGCGGCGGTGCTCGCCTACGCGCTCGCGGCCGACGACGTACCGGACGGCTTCGAAACGCCGGTCTCGCGCGAGCTCGACGGGTTGGTCGAGACCGTCACCGACGGCAACTCGCGGGTGTACGCCGACATCCAGTCGACGTTTCCGGGGGCCGAGACGGTCGCGGAGGCCGCCATCGAGATCGCCGAGGCCGACCGCGAGTCCTTCGAGGCGCTGTACCGCGAGGCGGGCGAATGA
- a CDS encoding small ribosomal subunit Rsm22 family protein, with amino-acid sequence MSERAILDTAKYLRNVRPIDPEEVVEYVEGVTHPAVVSQTLRDNALSLELVEREDGTFVPASDEPISTDFDGVSTIPDRYHTRFEDLLVEHFGPDWADGESGATLRTEIRRLKERYYRQEAVEYSYEAALGYAIYHLSDYYAAGQYVLDELGSRGLLPARLRVLDVGSGVGGPALGLAEYAEDALVEYHAVEPSAAADVLEDLFEEAPRNFHPTVHRSTAEAFEPEGEYDLLLFANVLSELAEPAAVLENYLSHLASDGSLIAIEPADKNTATGLREVEHEVVDGREQTVFAPTLRLWPDREPTDHGWSFDRKPDFDVPALQRHLDEGRRADGERDERDAATGEFLNTDVQYAYSILRRDGQRRLDATASPERFAPFADSEAHVTDRVDCIAVKLSHSLSEGNPLFLLGDGSQSESHYAVLTRETALNRALVEADYGDVLVFESTLVLWNDDEGAYNLVVDDESVVDRAG; translated from the coding sequence ATGAGCGAGCGGGCGATCCTCGACACCGCGAAATACCTCAGGAACGTCCGCCCGATCGATCCCGAGGAAGTCGTAGAATACGTCGAGGGCGTCACACACCCCGCGGTCGTCAGCCAGACGCTTCGGGACAACGCCCTTTCGCTCGAACTGGTCGAACGCGAGGACGGCACGTTCGTCCCCGCAAGCGACGAGCCGATTTCCACCGATTTCGACGGGGTAAGCACGATTCCCGACCGGTATCACACCCGGTTCGAGGACCTGCTGGTCGAGCATTTCGGCCCGGACTGGGCGGACGGAGAGAGTGGAGCAACGCTCAGGACGGAGATCCGCCGGCTCAAGGAGCGCTACTACCGCCAGGAGGCCGTCGAGTACTCGTACGAGGCGGCGCTCGGTTACGCGATCTACCACCTGTCCGACTACTACGCCGCGGGCCAGTACGTCCTCGACGAACTGGGCTCCCGAGGGCTGCTCCCCGCGAGGCTTCGGGTGCTCGACGTGGGTTCGGGTGTCGGCGGCCCGGCACTCGGCCTCGCCGAGTACGCCGAGGACGCGCTCGTCGAATACCACGCGGTCGAACCGAGTGCGGCCGCAGACGTTCTGGAGGACCTCTTCGAGGAGGCCCCACGGAACTTCCACCCGACGGTGCACCGAAGTACCGCCGAGGCGTTCGAGCCCGAGGGCGAGTACGACCTGCTCCTGTTCGCGAACGTCCTGAGCGAGCTCGCGGAGCCGGCCGCGGTGCTCGAAAACTACCTCTCGCATCTCGCGTCCGACGGCTCGCTGATCGCGATCGAGCCGGCCGATAAGAACACCGCGACCGGACTGCGGGAAGTCGAACACGAGGTGGTCGACGGACGCGAGCAGACGGTGTTCGCGCCGACACTGCGGCTCTGGCCCGACCGGGAGCCGACCGACCACGGCTGGTCGTTCGACCGGAAACCCGATTTCGACGTTCCGGCGCTCCAGCGGCATCTCGACGAGGGACGGCGCGCCGATGGGGAACGCGACGAGCGCGACGCGGCGACCGGCGAGTTCCTCAACACGGACGTCCAGTACGCCTACTCGATCCTCCGGCGGGACGGCCAGCGGCGCCTCGACGCCACTGCCAGCCCCGAGCGCTTCGCTCCCTTCGCCGACAGCGAAGCCCACGTCACCGACCGGGTCGACTGCATCGCGGTCAAGCTCAGTCACTCCCTGTCGGAGGGGAACCCCCTCTTCTTGCTCGGCGACGGCAGCCAATCGGAGAGCCATTACGCCGTCCTCACCCGCGAGACGGCGCTCAACCGTGCGCTGGTCGAGGCCGACTACGGCGACGTCCTGGTCTTCGAGTCGACCCTCGTCCTCTGGAACGACGACGAGGGGGCGTACAACCTCGTGGTCGACGATGAGAGCGTGGTCGATCGGGCCGGATAA
- the surE gene encoding 5'/3'-nucleotidase SurE, which yields MDTDLEVLLTNDDGIDSPGFRALYDALSAVANVTAVAPASDQSAVGRAMSSEVGVEEHELGFAIAGTPADCIVAGLEALGSYPDLVVSGCNTGANLGAYVLGRSGTVSAAVEAAFCGVPAIAVSLYIPEDEWPRETGVEEYEEACRATRYLVECAPVNGVFEHAEYLNVNAPLPGDESAPMRVTRPSTVYEMAATQDGDSITLHDLSWEAMAEGEIEDPEGTDRRAVVDGAVSVSPLTAPHTTEHHEALDRLAADY from the coding sequence ATGGACACGGATCTGGAGGTCCTACTGACCAACGACGACGGGATCGACAGTCCCGGCTTTCGCGCGCTCTACGACGCCCTCTCGGCGGTGGCGAACGTCACCGCCGTCGCGCCCGCAAGCGATCAGAGCGCCGTGGGCCGGGCGATGTCGAGCGAGGTCGGCGTCGAGGAGCACGAACTCGGGTTCGCCATCGCGGGCACGCCCGCCGACTGTATCGTCGCGGGCCTCGAAGCGCTCGGGTCGTATCCGGACCTCGTCGTCTCGGGCTGTAACACCGGTGCGAACCTCGGGGCCTACGTCCTCGGGCGGTCGGGCACCGTCAGCGCCGCCGTTGAGGCCGCCTTCTGCGGGGTGCCGGCGATCGCCGTGTCCCTCTATATCCCCGAGGACGAGTGGCCCCGCGAGACGGGCGTCGAGGAGTACGAGGAGGCCTGCCGCGCCACCCGATACCTCGTCGAGTGCGCGCCCGTAAACGGCGTCTTCGAGCACGCCGAGTACCTGAACGTCAACGCGCCCCTTCCCGGCGACGAGTCCGCACCGATGCGGGTGACCCGCCCATCCACCGTCTACGAGATGGCCGCGACCCAGGACGGCGACTCGATCACGCTGCACGACCTCTCGTGGGAGGCGATGGCCGAGGGGGAGATCGAGGACCCCGAGGGGACCGACCGGCGGGCGGTCGTCGACGGCGCTGTCAGCGTCTCCCCGCTGACCGCGCCCCACACGACCGAGCACCACGAGGCGCTCGACCGGCTCGCGGCGGACTACTAG
- a CDS encoding J domain-containing protein: METLYDVLGVAPDADPETIRRAYRERAKRRHPDAPDGDTMAFRRITTARDVLLDDARRKRYDALGHRRYARHHLGEEWPAEAPSRAVGSGRRSRSRRRGETGSRPRRRRTRRRRPNGERRERREQSNGPADAAVALGTYRSVLVRAGLILLALFALAVVLSALSI, encoded by the coding sequence ATGGAGACGTTGTACGACGTCCTCGGCGTCGCTCCGGACGCCGACCCCGAGACGATCCGCCGGGCCTACCGCGAGCGGGCCAAGCGTCGTCACCCGGACGCCCCCGACGGCGATACCATGGCGTTTCGCCGCATCACGACCGCCCGCGACGTGCTGCTCGACGACGCTCGACGGAAGCGCTACGACGCGCTCGGTCACCGCCGGTACGCCCGCCACCACTTGGGCGAGGAATGGCCGGCCGAGGCCCCGTCGCGTGCCGTGGGATCCGGACGGCGGTCGCGGTCACGCCGGCGAGGCGAAACCGGATCCCGACCTCGGCGACGACGGACGCGACGGCGGCGGCCGAACGGGGAGCGACGCGAGCGCCGGGAGCAGTCGAACGGGCCGGCCGACGCCGCCGTGGCCCTCGGAACCTATCGGTCGGTGCTCGTCCGGGCCGGACTGATACTCCTCGCGCTGTTCGCCCTCGCGGTCGTCCTCTCGGCGCTGTCGATCTAG